The following are encoded together in the Streptomyces asoensis genome:
- a CDS encoding purple acid phosphatase family protein: MGVPEQLAERMSMAEQHEYLRAKFSRRTMIRGGAVTLGAVTGGAFVTGATAQAAVPAQPLPQTETVDGSLVAPFGRHLAFGNDPATEITVSWQVPLPVKKPFVRIGTHASHLSVKIDAEVRTLYTPAGVGASGDHTQYYVHAELTHLKPGRTYYYGVGHNGFDPASPQFAGTVGTFTTAPAHKAPFTFTAFGDEGVGYHGLANNSLLLGQNPAFHLHAGDIAYADPAGAGKTADTGFDSRVWDQFLAQTESVAKSVPWMPAYGNHDMEAWYSPNGYGGEEARWNLPDNGPDKKNLPGVYSFVYGNTAVISLDANDISFEIPANLGISGGTQTTWLEAQLKKYRASKDIDFVVVFFHHCAYCTSTAHASEGGVRQEWVPLFEKYTVDLVINGHNHQYERTDVIKAGAVTKKLPIGGTAYPETEGVVYVTAGAAGRSLYAFTAPLSYEGHENEVESVASFVNTGSGKQNETVTWSRVRYLDYSFLRVDVTPAAKGRTATLTVRGIAETGAQVDHFTVARKAK; the protein is encoded by the coding sequence ATGGGCGTACCCGAGCAGCTCGCCGAGCGCATGAGCATGGCCGAGCAGCACGAGTACCTGCGCGCCAAGTTCTCCCGGCGCACGATGATCAGAGGCGGCGCCGTCACCCTCGGCGCCGTCACCGGTGGCGCGTTCGTCACCGGCGCCACGGCGCAGGCCGCCGTGCCGGCGCAGCCCCTCCCGCAGACCGAGACGGTCGACGGCTCGCTCGTCGCGCCCTTCGGCCGCCACCTCGCCTTCGGCAACGACCCCGCCACCGAGATCACCGTCTCCTGGCAGGTACCGCTGCCGGTGAAGAAGCCCTTCGTGCGGATCGGCACCCACGCCTCGCACCTCTCGGTCAAGATCGACGCAGAGGTCCGCACTCTCTACACCCCGGCCGGTGTCGGCGCCAGCGGTGATCACACCCAGTACTACGTGCACGCCGAGCTGACCCACCTCAAGCCCGGCAGGACGTACTACTACGGCGTCGGCCACAACGGCTTCGACCCGGCCTCGCCGCAGTTCGCGGGCACCGTCGGCACCTTCACCACGGCCCCCGCCCACAAGGCGCCCTTCACCTTCACCGCCTTCGGCGACGAGGGCGTCGGCTACCACGGCCTCGCCAACAACAGCCTCCTGCTCGGCCAGAACCCCGCCTTCCACCTGCACGCCGGCGACATCGCCTACGCCGACCCGGCCGGCGCGGGCAAGACCGCCGACACCGGCTTCGACTCGCGCGTGTGGGACCAGTTCCTCGCCCAGACCGAGTCCGTCGCCAAGTCCGTCCCGTGGATGCCCGCCTACGGCAACCACGACATGGAGGCCTGGTACTCGCCCAACGGCTACGGCGGCGAGGAGGCCCGCTGGAACCTCCCGGACAACGGCCCGGACAAGAAGAACCTCCCCGGCGTCTACTCCTTCGTCTACGGCAACACGGCGGTCATCTCGCTCGACGCCAACGACATCTCCTTCGAGATCCCGGCCAACCTCGGCATCTCGGGCGGCACCCAGACCACGTGGCTGGAGGCGCAGCTCAAGAAGTACCGGGCCTCCAAGGACATCGACTTCGTCGTCGTCTTCTTCCACCACTGCGCCTACTGCACCTCCACCGCGCACGCCTCGGAGGGGGGTGTGCGCCAGGAGTGGGTGCCGCTGTTCGAGAAGTACACGGTCGATCTGGTCATCAACGGCCACAACCACCAGTACGAGCGCACCGACGTCATCAAGGCGGGCGCGGTCACCAAGAAGCTCCCGATCGGCGGCACCGCGTACCCCGAGACCGAGGGCGTCGTCTACGTGACGGCGGGCGCGGCGGGCCGCAGCCTGTACGCGTTCACCGCCCCGCTCTCCTACGAGGGCCACGAGAACGAGGTCGAGTCCGTGGCCTCCTTCGTCAACACCGGGAGCGGCAAGCAGAACGAGACGGTCACCTGGTCGCGGGTGCGCTACCTCGACTACTCCTTCCTGCGGGTGGACGTCACCCCGGCGGCCAAGGGCCGGACGGCCACGCTGACGGTGCGCGGCATCGCCGAGACCGGCGCGCAGGTCGACCACTTCACGGTGGCCCGCAAGGCGAAGTGA
- a CDS encoding universal stress protein, whose translation MAGHEFFEPADRKRPVADPTAAEPLAAEEARHSCDPAFKHGVVVGFDGSTSSERALAYAIGMAHRSGSGLIIVHVANRLPTTVWAGCEPPVFVDVPDHRTEVLGLELACAEYLAEVPWILVERGGDICHELEEVGREYEADAIVVGSTHGIVGRIFGSVAGRLAKRAKRPVIVIP comes from the coding sequence ATGGCCGGTCACGAATTCTTCGAACCCGCGGACCGCAAGCGGCCCGTCGCCGACCCTACGGCGGCCGAGCCCCTGGCGGCCGAAGAGGCGCGCCATTCCTGCGATCCCGCCTTCAAGCACGGTGTGGTCGTCGGTTTCGACGGCTCCACGTCCAGTGAGCGCGCGCTGGCGTACGCCATCGGCATGGCCCATCGCTCCGGCTCGGGACTGATCATCGTCCACGTCGCCAACCGGCTGCCCACCACGGTCTGGGCGGGGTGCGAGCCGCCGGTCTTCGTGGACGTGCCGGACCACCGCACCGAGGTGCTCGGTCTGGAGCTGGCGTGCGCGGAGTACCTCGCCGAGGTGCCCTGGATCCTGGTCGAGCGCGGTGGTGACATCTGCCACGAACTCGAAGAGGTGGGGCGGGAGTACGAGGCCGACGCGATCGTGGTGGGTTCGACCCACGGCATCGTCGGCCGTATCTTCGGCTCCGTGGCGGGGCGGCTCGCCAAGCGGGCGAAGAGGCCCGTCATCGTCATCCCCTGA
- the glmS gene encoding glutamine--fructose-6-phosphate transaminase (isomerizing): MCGIVGYIGRRDVAPLLLEGLQRLEYRGYDSAGIVVSSPKTAGLKMVKAKGRVRDLEAKVPARFKGTTGIAHTRWATHGAPSDVNAHPHMSADLKVAVVHNGIIDNASDLRRKLEADGVEFLSETDTEVLVHLVARAQAEKLEDKVREALRVVEGTYGIAVMHADFNDRIVVARNGSPVVLGIGEKEMFVASDIAALVAHTRQIVTLDDGEMATLKADDFRTYTTEGTRTTAEPTTVEWEAASYDMGGHDTYMHKEIHEQADAVDRVLRGRIDDRFSTVHLGGLNLDAREARQIRRVKILGCGTSYHAGMIGAQMIEELARIPADAEPASEFRYRNAVVDPDTLYIAVSQSGETYDVLAAVQELKRKGARVLGVVNVVGSAIAREADGGVYVHAGPEVCVVSTKCFTNTTVAFALLALHLGRTRDLSVRDGKRIIEGLRKLPAQIAEIMEQEAEIEKLAETLAEARSMLFIGRVRGYPVAREASLKLKEVSYIHAEAYPASELKHGPLALIEPALPTVAIVPDDDLLEKNRAALEEIKARSGKIIAVAHQEQEKADQTVLVPKNEDELDPILMGIPLQLLAYYTAKALGRDIDKPRNLAKSVTVE; the protein is encoded by the coding sequence ATGTGCGGAATCGTCGGATACATCGGCAGGCGTGACGTGGCCCCGCTGCTGCTCGAAGGCCTTCAGCGCCTCGAGTACCGCGGGTACGACTCGGCGGGCATCGTCGTGAGCTCCCCGAAGACGGCCGGCCTGAAGATGGTCAAGGCCAAGGGCCGGGTCCGCGACCTGGAGGCCAAGGTCCCGGCGCGCTTCAAGGGCACCACGGGCATCGCCCACACCCGCTGGGCCACCCACGGCGCGCCCTCCGACGTGAACGCCCACCCGCACATGTCGGCCGACCTCAAGGTCGCCGTCGTCCACAACGGCATCATCGACAACGCCTCCGACCTGCGCAGGAAGCTCGAGGCCGACGGCGTCGAGTTCCTCTCGGAGACGGACACCGAGGTCCTCGTGCACCTCGTCGCCCGCGCCCAGGCCGAGAAGCTCGAGGACAAGGTCCGCGAGGCGCTGCGCGTCGTCGAGGGCACCTACGGCATCGCCGTGATGCACGCCGACTTCAACGACCGGATCGTCGTCGCCCGCAACGGCTCCCCGGTCGTCCTCGGCATCGGCGAGAAGGAGATGTTCGTCGCCTCGGACATCGCCGCGCTGGTCGCCCACACCCGCCAGATCGTCACCCTCGACGACGGCGAGATGGCCACCCTCAAGGCCGACGACTTCCGCACGTACACCACCGAGGGCACCCGCACCACCGCCGAGCCCACCACCGTCGAGTGGGAGGCCGCCTCCTACGACATGGGCGGCCACGACACCTACATGCACAAGGAGATCCACGAGCAGGCCGACGCCGTGGACCGCGTGCTGCGCGGCCGCATCGACGACCGCTTCTCCACCGTGCACCTCGGCGGCCTCAACCTGGACGCCCGCGAGGCGCGCCAGATCCGCCGCGTGAAGATCCTCGGCTGCGGCACCTCGTACCACGCGGGCATGATCGGCGCCCAGATGATCGAGGAGCTCGCCCGTATCCCCGCGGACGCCGAGCCCGCCTCCGAGTTCCGCTACCGCAACGCGGTCGTGGACCCCGACACCCTGTACATCGCCGTCTCGCAGTCGGGTGAGACGTACGACGTGCTGGCGGCCGTCCAGGAGCTGAAGCGCAAGGGCGCCCGGGTGCTGGGCGTGGTCAACGTCGTCGGCTCGGCGATCGCCCGCGAGGCGGACGGCGGCGTGTACGTGCACGCCGGTCCCGAGGTCTGCGTCGTCTCCACGAAGTGCTTCACCAACACCACGGTCGCCTTCGCGCTGCTCGCCCTGCACCTGGGCCGTACCCGTGACCTCTCCGTGCGCGACGGCAAGCGGATCATCGAGGGCCTGCGCAAGCTGCCCGCGCAGATCGCCGAGATCATGGAGCAGGAGGCGGAGATCGAGAAGCTCGCCGAGACGCTCGCCGAGGCCCGCTCGATGCTCTTCATCGGCCGCGTCCGGGGCTACCCGGTCGCCCGCGAGGCCTCGCTGAAGCTCAAGGAGGTCTCGTACATCCACGCCGAGGCCTACCCGGCCTCCGAGCTCAAGCACGGTCCGCTGGCCCTCATCGAGCCCGCGCTCCCGACGGTCGCGATCGTTCCGGACGACGACCTGCTGGAGAAGAACCGCGCCGCCCTGGAGGAGATCAAGGCCCGCAGCGGCAAGATCATCGCGGTCGCCCACCAGGAGCAGGAGAAGGCCGACCAGACGGTCCTCGTCCCCAAGAACGAGGACGAGCTCGACCCGATCCTCATGGGCATCCCGCTCCAGCTCCTCGCCTACTACACGGCGAAGGCGCTCGGCCGGGACATCGACAAGCCGCGCAACCTCGCGAAGTCGGTGACGGTCGAGTAG
- a CDS encoding GPR1/FUN34/YaaH family transporter, which produces MDNDVSAGSSTTSIAGRLALGVTLLAFGLGYTDLIDGVTAADAVSIAHYIGGVALFLAGLLALRDRDTATGTACTVLGAFWFTWAVSAGTQASDNAAGLFLLLFALVALSLAVAGGDRLGRAAHGLFCVGLVLMAVARFADSGSLTKAGGWFAVAAGAVSWYAATAALAHWPTALPRRAARPGVTATG; this is translated from the coding sequence GTGGACAACGACGTCTCTGCGGGAAGCAGCACCACCTCGATCGCCGGCCGACTCGCCCTGGGTGTCACCCTGTTGGCGTTCGGGCTCGGGTACACCGACCTCATCGACGGCGTGACGGCGGCGGACGCCGTGTCCATCGCCCACTACATCGGCGGCGTCGCCCTGTTCCTCGCGGGCCTGCTGGCCCTGCGCGACCGCGACACGGCCACCGGTACGGCCTGCACCGTGCTCGGCGCCTTCTGGTTCACCTGGGCGGTCTCCGCCGGGACCCAGGCCTCCGACAACGCCGCGGGGCTCTTCCTGCTCCTGTTCGCCCTCGTGGCGCTCTCCCTGGCCGTCGCGGGCGGCGATCGACTCGGCCGGGCCGCCCACGGGTTGTTCTGCGTGGGCCTGGTGCTGATGGCCGTCGCCCGGTTCGCCGACAGCGGCTCACTCACCAAGGCCGGCGGCTGGTTCGCCGTGGCGGCGGGCGCGGTGTCCTGGTACGCGGCGACCGCGGCGCTGGCCCACTGGCCCACGGCGCTTCCCCGACGTGCTGCCCGCCCGGGGGTGACGGCCACGGGCTGA
- a CDS encoding IucA/IucC family protein, with protein MSLTDAVAHLSPERWERANRLLVRKALAEFAHERLVTPEEEDGHWVVRSDDGLTHYRFTAVRYALDHWQVDADSVTRTRDGAELPLAALDFMIELRTALGLSDEILPVYLEEISSTLSGTCYKLAKPRVTSAELARGGFQAIETGMTEGHPCFVANNGRLGFGIDEYLAYAPETASPVRLVWLAAHRSRAAFTAGVGIEYESFVRQELGEKTVERFAGILREQHRDPDDYLLVPVHPWQWWNKLSVTFAAEIARGNLVCLGEGDDEYLAQQSIRTFFNATHPAKHYVKTALSVLNMGFMRGLSAAYMEATPAINDWLARLIDNDPVLRSTGLSIIRERAAVGYRHLEYEAATDRYSPYRKMLAALWRESPVPSLQDGESLATMACLVHVDDEGRSVAGALIEQSGLTPVEWLRGYLQAYYTPLLHSFYAYDLVFMPHGENTILVLRDGAVQRAIYKDIAEEIAVLDPDAVLPPEVRRIRVDVPEDQKLLSVFTDVFDCFFRFLAAGLAAEGILAEDDFWRTVAEVTRAYQEANPELADRFRRYDLFAPEFALSCLNRLQLRNNRQMVDLADPSGALQLIGTLKNPVAGF; from the coding sequence ATGAGCCTCACCGACGCCGTCGCCCACCTCTCCCCCGAACGCTGGGAGAGGGCCAACCGCCTGCTGGTCCGCAAGGCCCTCGCGGAGTTCGCGCACGAACGCCTCGTCACCCCCGAGGAGGAGGACGGCCACTGGGTCGTGCGCAGCGACGACGGGCTGACGCACTACCGCTTCACCGCCGTCCGGTACGCCCTCGACCACTGGCAGGTGGACGCCGACTCCGTCACGCGCACCCGGGACGGCGCCGAACTGCCCCTTGCCGCGCTCGACTTCATGATCGAGCTGCGGACGGCGCTGGGGCTGAGCGACGAGATCCTGCCGGTCTACCTGGAGGAGATCTCCTCCACCCTGTCCGGCACCTGCTACAAGCTGGCCAAACCGCGCGTCACGTCGGCGGAGCTGGCCCGCGGCGGGTTCCAGGCCATCGAGACCGGCATGACCGAGGGCCACCCCTGCTTCGTCGCCAACAACGGACGGCTCGGCTTCGGCATCGACGAGTACCTGGCCTACGCTCCCGAGACGGCGAGCCCGGTCCGGCTGGTCTGGCTGGCCGCGCACCGGTCACGGGCGGCCTTCACGGCCGGCGTCGGCATCGAGTACGAGTCCTTCGTACGGCAGGAGCTGGGCGAGAAGACGGTCGAGCGGTTCGCCGGCATCCTGCGCGAGCAGCACCGCGACCCGGACGACTACCTCCTCGTCCCCGTCCACCCCTGGCAGTGGTGGAACAAGCTGTCCGTCACCTTCGCCGCCGAGATCGCGCGCGGCAACCTGGTGTGCCTGGGCGAGGGCGACGACGAGTACCTGGCGCAGCAGTCCATCCGGACGTTCTTCAACGCCACGCACCCCGCGAAGCACTACGTGAAGACGGCGCTGTCCGTGCTCAACATGGGCTTCATGCGCGGGCTCTCGGCCGCCTACATGGAGGCCACCCCGGCCATCAACGACTGGCTGGCCCGGCTCATCGACAACGACCCGGTCCTGAGGTCGACCGGACTGTCGATCATCCGGGAGCGCGCCGCCGTGGGCTACCGGCACCTGGAGTACGAGGCGGCCACGGACCGCTACTCGCCCTACCGCAAGATGCTGGCCGCGCTGTGGCGGGAGAGCCCGGTGCCCTCCCTCCAGGACGGCGAGTCGCTCGCCACGATGGCCTGCCTGGTCCACGTGGACGACGAGGGCAGGTCGGTGGCGGGCGCCCTGATCGAGCAGTCCGGGCTGACACCGGTCGAGTGGCTGCGCGGCTACCTCCAGGCGTACTACACGCCGCTCCTGCACAGCTTCTACGCCTACGACCTGGTGTTCATGCCGCACGGCGAGAACACCATCCTCGTCCTGCGCGACGGGGCCGTGCAGCGGGCGATCTACAAGGACATCGCGGAGGAGATCGCGGTCCTGGACCCGGACGCGGTGCTGCCGCCCGAGGTCCGGCGCATCCGCGTCGACGTGCCCGAGGACCAGAAGCTGCTGTCCGTCTTCACGGACGTCTTCGACTGCTTCTTCCGCTTCCTCGCGGCCGGCCTCGCCGCCGAGGGGATCCTGGCGGAGGACGACTTCTGGCGCACGGTCGCCGAGGTCACCCGCGCCTACCAGGAGGCCAACCCCGAACTGGCCGACCGCTTCCGCCGGTACGACCTGTTCGCCCCCGAGTTCGCCCTGTCCTGCCTCAACCGCCTCCAGCTGCGCAACAACCGGCAGATGGTGGACCTGGCCGACCCCTCGGGCGCCCTCCAGCTGATCGGAACCCTGAAGAATCCCGTCGCGGGGTTCTGA
- a CDS encoding DUF4429 domain-containing protein: MAEIIQRDGTWVLDGDALRITPGRDRNVGLLRRELGELVVPLEASAGISFEQGKRGGRLRLRLRDGADPLLTATGGRLAEPHDPYQLLVDSDRYGVAEYLVDEVRRTLLLDGVAAGPVDSYLLPGPPVPLSVSAGDGTASFDGERVRLEWNWKTEESKASAGARDLDIAGIEAVEWRPAVGLENGCLRFRPRHAPATAAPAKYDPNAVELWGFRKDPLMALVAAAVQARLPHPAAAAGEAAAPDAGGQTLPVGSVPAPAPGDDHDVLLRRLRELGELRRDGVLTEDEFTRAKQAVLKRL, encoded by the coding sequence ATGGCGGAAATCATCCAGCGCGACGGCACCTGGGTCCTCGACGGCGACGCCCTGCGGATCACTCCGGGCCGGGACAGGAACGTCGGCCTGCTGCGCCGGGAACTGGGTGAACTCGTCGTCCCGCTCGAAGCGTCGGCGGGCATCTCCTTCGAGCAGGGCAAGCGCGGCGGGCGGCTGAGACTGCGGCTGCGGGACGGCGCCGACCCGCTCCTGACGGCCACCGGCGGACGGCTGGCCGAGCCGCACGACCCGTACCAGCTGCTCGTCGACTCCGACCGGTACGGGGTCGCCGAGTACCTCGTGGACGAGGTGCGCCGGACACTGCTGCTCGACGGCGTCGCGGCCGGTCCCGTGGACTCCTATCTGCTGCCGGGGCCGCCCGTACCGCTGTCCGTCTCCGCCGGGGACGGCACCGCGTCCTTCGACGGCGAGCGCGTGCGCCTGGAGTGGAACTGGAAGACGGAGGAGTCCAAGGCCTCCGCGGGCGCCCGCGATCTGGACATCGCCGGGATCGAGGCCGTGGAGTGGCGGCCCGCGGTCGGCCTGGAGAACGGCTGTCTGCGCTTTCGGCCGCGGCACGCGCCGGCCACGGCGGCGCCGGCCAAGTACGACCCCAACGCCGTCGAGCTGTGGGGGTTCAGGAAGGACCCGCTGATGGCGCTCGTCGCGGCGGCCGTGCAGGCCAGGCTGCCCCACCCGGCGGCCGCCGCCGGTGAGGCCGCGGCGCCGGACGCCGGCGGGCAGACCCTGCCGGTCGGGAGCGTCCCCGCGCCCGCGCCGGGCGACGACCACGACGTGCTGCTGCGCCGCCTGCGCGAACTCGGCGAGCTGCGCCGTGACGGCGTCCTGACGGAGGACGAGTTCACGAGGGCCAAGCAGGCGGTCCTCAAGCGCCTCTAG
- a CDS encoding helix-turn-helix domain-containing protein has protein sequence MSHDSTAAPEAAARKLSGRRRKEIVAVLLFSGGPIFESSIPLSVFGIDRQDAGVPRYRLLVCGGEEGPLRTTGGLELTAPHGLEAISRAGTVVVPAWRSITSPPPEDALDALRRAHEEGARIVGLCTGAFVLAAAGLLDGRPATTHWMYAPTLAKRYPSVHVDPRELFVDDGDVLTSAGTAAGIDLCLHIVRTDHGNEAAGALARRLVVPPRRSGGQERYLDRSLPEEIGADPLAEVVAWALEHLHEQFDVETLAARAYMSRRTFDRRFRSLTGSAPLQWLITQRVLQAQRLLETSDYSVDEVAGRCGFRSPVALRGHFRRQLGSSPAAYRAAYRARRPQSERPADSEPPLPPPPVLHPDAPGPVPPQLRRTAPAAVGAPGSLPSEHARDAYASSRASLPGQRSGS, from the coding sequence ATGAGCCACGACTCCACTGCCGCGCCGGAAGCCGCGGCCCGGAAGCTTTCCGGGCGACGCCGCAAGGAGATCGTCGCGGTGCTGCTGTTCAGCGGCGGCCCCATTTTCGAGAGTTCCATTCCGCTGTCGGTGTTCGGGATTGACCGCCAGGACGCCGGCGTGCCGCGCTACCGCTTGTTGGTGTGCGGCGGCGAAGAAGGCCCGCTGCGGACCACAGGGGGCCTGGAACTCACCGCACCACATGGCCTGGAGGCGATCTCGCGGGCGGGCACGGTCGTCGTGCCGGCCTGGCGCTCGATCACCTCTCCGCCACCGGAGGACGCGCTCGACGCACTGCGCCGGGCGCACGAGGAGGGTGCCCGCATCGTGGGCCTGTGCACCGGCGCGTTCGTGCTGGCCGCCGCGGGTCTGCTGGACGGCCGCCCGGCCACCACCCACTGGATGTACGCGCCGACGCTGGCCAAGCGCTACCCGTCGGTGCACGTGGATCCGCGCGAACTGTTCGTCGACGACGGCGACGTGCTCACGTCGGCGGGCACGGCGGCCGGAATCGACCTCTGTCTGCACATCGTGCGGACGGATCACGGTAACGAGGCCGCGGGCGCACTGGCCCGACGGCTGGTCGTCCCGCCGCGCCGCTCGGGCGGCCAGGAGCGCTACCTCGACCGGTCTTTACCCGAGGAGATCGGCGCCGACCCGCTCGCCGAGGTCGTCGCCTGGGCGCTGGAGCACCTCCACGAGCAGTTCGACGTGGAGACGCTGGCGGCACGCGCCTACATGAGCCGCCGCACCTTCGACCGCCGTTTCCGGTCCCTGACCGGCAGCGCGCCGCTCCAGTGGCTGATCACCCAGCGGGTGCTCCAGGCGCAGCGGCTGCTGGAGACGTCGGACTACTCGGTGGACGAGGTCGCGGGGCGCTGCGGCTTCCGCTCGCCGGTGGCGCTGCGCGGGCACTTCCGCCGGCAGCTCGGCTCGTCCCCGGCCGCGTACCGGGCGGCGTACCGGGCGCGCAGGCCGCAGAGCGAACGGCCGGCGGACAGCGAACCTCCGCTGCCACCGCCGCCGGTGCTGCACCCCGACGCCCCGGGACCGGTACCGCCGCAGCTGCGGCGGACGGCCCCGGCGGCGGTGGGCGCGCCGGGCTCGCTGCCGTCCGAGCACGCCCGCGACGCGTACGCGTCCTCACGGGCGAGCCTGCCGGGGCAGCGCAGCGGCAGCTGA
- the orn gene encoding oligoribonuclease — translation MNDRMVWIDCEMTGLSLSDDALIEVAALVTDSELNVLGDGVDIVIRPPAKALETMPEVVRQMHTASGLLEELAGGTTLADAEAQVLAYVREHVKEPGKAPLCGNSVGTDRGFLARDMSALEGYLHYRIVDVSSVKELARRWYPRAYFNSPPKNGNHRALADIRESIAELRYYREAVFVPQPGPDSDTAKAIAARHVLPGG, via the coding sequence ATGAACGATCGCATGGTGTGGATCGACTGCGAGATGACCGGCCTCTCGCTGTCCGACGACGCTCTCATCGAGGTGGCCGCCCTCGTCACCGACTCCGAGCTGAACGTGCTCGGCGACGGTGTGGACATCGTCATCCGGCCGCCGGCCAAGGCACTGGAGACGATGCCGGAGGTGGTGCGTCAGATGCACACCGCGTCCGGACTCCTCGAGGAGCTGGCCGGCGGGACGACCCTCGCGGACGCCGAGGCCCAGGTGCTGGCATACGTACGGGAACACGTGAAGGAGCCCGGCAAGGCGCCCCTGTGCGGGAACTCCGTCGGCACGGACCGCGGCTTCCTGGCCCGGGACATGTCCGCCCTGGAGGGCTACCTGCACTACCGGATCGTCGACGTGTCGTCGGTCAAGGAGCTCGCGCGCCGCTGGTACCCGCGGGCCTACTTCAACAGCCCCCCGAAGAACGGCAACCACCGCGCCCTCGCCGACATCCGTGAGTCCATCGCGGAACTGCGCTACTACCGCGAGGCCGTCTTCGTGCCGCAGCCCGGGCCCGACTCCGACACCGCGAAGGCGATCGCCGCCCGGCACGTGCTGCCCGGAGGCTGA
- a CDS encoding GNAT family N-acetyltransferase, with protein sequence MPRGFLARPFATARLDVLPLRVAHAARMAVVLGDPALHTFIGGTPDTPEELRARYERLVAGSPDPAVSWCNWVLRPRDTERLAGTVQATVTGGGEHAEIAWVVGTAWQGRGLASEAAAALVARLREGGVRTIVAHIHPGHHASAAVARSAGLSATSRRQDGEVRWQLTDTASDHVT encoded by the coding sequence ATGCCTCGAGGTTTCCTGGCGCGGCCGTTCGCCACGGCCCGGCTCGACGTCCTCCCGCTGCGTGTCGCCCACGCGGCCCGGATGGCGGTCGTCCTGGGCGATCCCGCACTCCACACCTTCATCGGCGGCACCCCGGACACGCCCGAGGAACTGCGCGCCCGCTACGAACGTCTCGTCGCCGGCTCGCCCGACCCGGCCGTCTCCTGGTGCAACTGGGTGCTGCGGCCGCGCGACACCGAACGGCTGGCCGGAACGGTGCAGGCCACGGTGACCGGGGGCGGGGAGCACGCCGAGATCGCCTGGGTCGTCGGTACGGCCTGGCAGGGCCGCGGCCTCGCCTCCGAGGCGGCCGCCGCTCTGGTCGCCCGGCTGCGGGAGGGCGGGGTGCGCACGATCGTGGCGCACATCCACCCCGGCCATCACGCCTCCGCCGCCGTGGCCCGGTCCGCCGGACTCTCGGCCACCTCCCGGCGACAGGACGGCGAGGTGCGGTGGCAGCTCACCGACACCGCGTCGGACCACGTCACATGA